The following are from one region of the bacterium genome:
- a CDS encoding S8 family serine peptidase, translating into MQSVLFAIPFVLLTLAMVEVSLADTRAGKGMNVDRILGNNRYHSPTGDGVLVGVTDAWLVDEDHEELAGRVIAMHDPADVDTTDFDGADFGHATAMAGNIASAGRLRSETRGPAPDATILSMLDSYEPNDEIAYAARTLGLRISHNAWGPDHDTEFQPPRRYPPFFAGAIRGLKASMGRLGYYGSFNRDLDKMILKADVLSVWANGNDAYLVPFYPLENGFGVPFVVDDWHRLNAGFDTSGLPSNSKNILSIGATMHDDVIAGFSSRGPAYDGRLSPHLVAPGYELQVLSPENEYGIGSGTSGSSAVAAGAAALILQQYSEIHGTEPSSALLKAILINSSRDLGPNGPDYTYGYGKLDAEYAAQTISGQEGVREYRKVLSRFVEDTIEHNETQAHAFEVKGNAKELRVTLAWHDAPKKRLVNDLDLWIRHGDGKKIRPLTLNPKRPQKPAKMKRNGRDTAEHIVVENPQAGEWTVFVEGKKVPKGPQPFALVVAAGKGNRRPIHKTEGDFTIEHFLVSKGNVDQPETRFAPGEDIYFHTLVDVHENAQYSDGYYGTMTARYELRDEAGVLRFVITSAWDNCAASVGGQLRDVQSRAQDIPDIEMIKGTYRVRSIVTMHNGVTKTAPNEYEVTLE; encoded by the coding sequence ATGCAATCCGTCCTATTCGCGATTCCATTCGTGTTGCTGACCCTGGCGATGGTAGAGGTCAGTCTCGCCGACACAAGGGCGGGGAAAGGGATGAACGTCGACAGAATCCTCGGCAACAACCGGTACCACAGCCCGACGGGTGACGGTGTTCTGGTGGGTGTGACGGATGCCTGGCTGGTGGACGAAGATCATGAGGAGCTAGCCGGACGGGTGATCGCCATGCACGATCCGGCGGACGTCGATACCACTGATTTCGACGGGGCCGACTTCGGCCATGCGACCGCAATGGCGGGGAATATCGCCTCAGCCGGAAGACTCAGATCGGAAACCCGGGGTCCGGCGCCGGACGCCACGATCCTCTCCATGCTCGATTCGTATGAGCCCAATGACGAGATCGCCTATGCTGCGAGAACCCTTGGATTGCGGATCTCCCACAACGCCTGGGGGCCGGACCACGACACGGAGTTTCAGCCTCCCCGACGATATCCACCGTTCTTTGCTGGTGCCATTCGGGGTCTCAAGGCCAGCATGGGCCGTTTGGGGTACTACGGCAGTTTCAACCGTGACCTGGACAAGATGATCCTCAAAGCCGACGTCCTCAGCGTCTGGGCCAACGGAAACGACGCCTATTTGGTTCCTTTCTATCCTTTGGAGAATGGCTTTGGAGTTCCATTCGTCGTGGATGACTGGCATCGGTTGAACGCGGGGTTCGACACTTCAGGGCTACCCTCCAACTCAAAAAACATACTCTCGATCGGCGCGACGATGCACGACGACGTCATCGCCGGCTTCTCCTCTCGAGGACCTGCCTACGATGGACGCTTGTCTCCGCACCTGGTCGCACCCGGATACGAGCTCCAGGTGTTGAGTCCCGAGAATGAATATGGCATCGGTTCCGGAACCTCGGGATCCTCCGCGGTTGCTGCCGGCGCTGCCGCGCTGATTCTCCAGCAGTACAGTGAGATTCACGGGACCGAGCCCAGCTCGGCTCTTCTGAAAGCCATACTGATCAACTCCTCGCGAGATCTCGGTCCGAACGGGCCGGATTACACCTACGGCTATGGAAAGCTCGATGCCGAATACGCTGCTCAGACGATCAGCGGACAAGAGGGCGTCAGGGAATACAGGAAGGTGCTGTCGCGCTTTGTCGAAGACACTATCGAACACAATGAGACACAGGCTCACGCCTTCGAGGTCAAAGGCAACGCGAAAGAGCTGCGGGTGACGCTGGCCTGGCACGATGCTCCCAAGAAGAGGCTCGTCAACGACCTGGATCTCTGGATTCGCCATGGCGACGGCAAGAAGATCCGACCGCTGACCCTGAATCCCAAACGTCCGCAAAAGCCTGCGAAGATGAAACGCAATGGTCGGGACACGGCCGAGCACATCGTCGTCGAGAACCCACAGGCGGGCGAATGGACGGTATTTGTCGAAGGCAAAAAGGTCCCCAAGGGACCGCAGCCCTTTGCCCTGGTGGTTGCGGCAGGCAAAGGCAACAGACGGCCGATTCACAAGACCGAAGGAGACTTCACCATTGAGCACTTCCTGGTCAGCAAGGGAAACGTCGATCAGCCCGAGACCCGCTTCGCACCAGGTGAAGACATCTATTTTCATACCCTTGTAGACGTTCACGAGAACGCCCAGTACAGCGACGGCTACTACGGGACCATGACCGCGCGCTATGAGCTCCGCGATGAAGCGGGCGTGCTGAGATTCGTCATCACCTCGGCATGGGACAACTGCGCTGCTTCAGTGGGAGGACAGTTGCGGGACGTGCAGTCTCGCGCCCAGGATATTCCCGATATCGAGATGATCAAGGGAACCTACCGAGTACGGTCGATCGTCACCATGCACAACGGTGTCACCAAGACGGCACCAAATGAATACGAGGTGACCCTCGAGTAA